The nucleotide sequence ACTTAATTCGTGAATGAAGGTTTTTATAGCTGAACGATTTCctcctttctttaaattctttcagaaaattaaaattgaaggaCGATTTCAAATGTATTCTACCTGGTTCGCATCTGTCGTTCTGCTGGGAACTGTTTTTACCTATATCATCATGTCCGACTTAACCTTCACTCGACTTTTACCACGCATAATGGAAAGACGAACTCGTTCTGGTGGAAAGAAAAGTTCTgcctttgttttaattcttgCTCAACCAAGAACAGGATCGTCATTTCTGGGACAGTTATTCAACCAACATCCAGATGTATTTTATCTTTACGAACCTCTTCACCCCTTCGCGgtgtttaaaaaattgaaatatattgCAGAACGAAATTACGAAACTCTTACACGATTATTCCTTCGAAATGCTTCTATCTGCAACTTTAATGGCTTCCAAGaatactttaattttctttctcaccCAGGACTGTCAAATCCACATTTTGTTTTATCGAGCAGATCACTGGCATCATTACCTTTCTGCAAATATGCTTTTCAACCGTTTAAAAATCTCTTTAAACCTTTAAGCAAATGTTCTCCGTTAGACGCAAACTTAGTGTCGCTTAATTGCAAATCGAAGAAGTTCGttgctttaaaaatattaactcaCCGTTTACCTggggaaaatttaaaagactTGGTCGAAGGTGATTCTTTACAGCCGCAAAAAATTCCACTTAAAACTATACAGTTAGTACGCGATCCGCGGGCGGTTGTTTGGTCCATGATAAAAATGGGTTTAGTATCAAGAGGAACTAAAATCTACACCAGGACAGAATTAAACAAAAAGGGACGAAACTCAACTTTTCGCCCACCAAATATAAACTTTGTCCCTGGTTTCAGTTTCATCGAGCAAGTTCAACG is from Pocillopora verrucosa isolate sample1 chromosome 7, ASM3666991v2, whole genome shotgun sequence and encodes:
- the LOC131784952 gene encoding carbohydrate sulfotransferase 1-like, giving the protein MWFLSQLLGPTSSVLFTFIIQGVKLEEYLNIKLMLPDLRRCGPHIDTNINKDTRMGDVKASWEILRKIQRFSDALKIKIEGRFQMYSTWFASVVLLGTVFTYIIMSDLTFTRLLPRIMERRTRSGGKKSSAFVLILAQPRTGSSFLGQLFNQHPDVFYLYEPLHPFAVFKKLKYIAERNYETLTRLFLRNASICNFNGFQEYFNFLSHPGLSNPHFVLSSRSLASLPFCKYAFQPFKNLFKPLSKCSPLDANLVSLNCKSKKFVALKILTHRLPGENLKDLVEGDSLQPQKIPLKTIQLVRDPRAVVWSMIKMGLVSRGTKIYTRTELNKKGRNSTFRPPNINFVPGFSFIEQVQRFCDRLQKDMNLSSYLSSKLGPDQYRVIRYEDLAENIPEFSRKIFQFTGIDYAAEVKEWLRNINFDKKRDSNELSYSTSNRNTSVTINSWRKELSLLETLIIDNQCADFMVKFGYKFIESANLLKNMAKSLRNPLRKNFHTM